One part of the Alistipes onderdonkii genome encodes these proteins:
- a CDS encoding nitrilase-related carbon-nitrogen hydrolase — MKIRVAVCQVDMEWEHTARNLERLEPIVAAADADIAVLPEMFATGFKLRPARVAEPADGLVATTMRRWAAQYGKAVVGSVVIAENGEFRNRMFFVKPSGGVAWYDKRHLFRPGGEARDYTPGNRRVVVEYMGFRFLLLICYDLRFPVWSRNRGDYDAILCSASWADDRREVWRTLLRARAIENQCYLAGVNRVGTDPDASYAGDSALVDFRGATLADAGEREQTLVAEFDSEAQAAFREEFPAWMDADGFELEF, encoded by the coding sequence ATGAAAATACGTGTTGCTGTCTGCCAGGTCGACATGGAGTGGGAACATACCGCCCGGAACCTGGAACGTCTGGAGCCTATCGTCGCGGCGGCCGATGCCGATATTGCCGTGCTGCCCGAAATGTTCGCCACGGGGTTCAAACTGCGCCCCGCCCGTGTCGCCGAGCCTGCCGACGGGCTTGTCGCTACGACCATGCGGCGCTGGGCGGCACAATACGGCAAAGCCGTCGTGGGCAGCGTCGTCATCGCCGAAAACGGGGAGTTCCGCAACCGGATGTTTTTCGTGAAGCCTTCGGGCGGGGTTGCCTGGTACGACAAGCGGCACCTGTTTCGTCCCGGCGGCGAAGCGCGCGACTATACTCCGGGAAACCGCCGCGTGGTGGTGGAATATATGGGGTTCCGGTTCCTGCTGCTGATCTGCTACGATCTGCGCTTCCCGGTGTGGAGCCGCAACCGGGGCGATTACGATGCCATCCTGTGCAGCGCCTCGTGGGCGGACGACCGCCGCGAGGTGTGGCGTACGCTGCTGCGGGCGCGGGCCATCGAAAACCAGTGCTACCTGGCAGGCGTAAACCGCGTGGGCACGGATCCCGATGCCTCCTATGCGGGCGATTCGGCGCTCGTCGACTTCCGTGGCGCCACGCTGGCCGATGCCGGTGAGCGGGAGCAGACCCTCGTCGCCGAATTCGACTCCGAGGCGCAGGCGGCTTTCAGGGAGGAGTTCCCGGCGTGGATGGATGCCGACGGCTTCGAACTGGAATTCTGA
- a CDS encoding DUF4251 domain-containing protein produces the protein MKKTVIIVVSVLLCAVCATVIGQKKILSPKEERREVREKRRAERIADFEKTMDSVILSRNFQFNPQTMQRQPAGPMRQIINPAFNVGVWDGTIDICLPYVKGYVPPYYTTIINYTVPSVQGYTTEQTHEGWMVTFSTSLFSASTYTFTFEIFSRTGGANLTITNPWYNPVEYSGTISQLY, from the coding sequence ATGAAAAAAACAGTCATTATCGTCGTGAGCGTGCTGCTGTGCGCAGTCTGCGCCACCGTGATCGGACAGAAAAAGATTCTGTCGCCCAAGGAAGAACGCCGCGAGGTGCGTGAGAAGAGACGTGCGGAACGTATCGCAGATTTCGAGAAAACGATGGATTCGGTCATCCTTTCGCGTAACTTCCAGTTCAACCCCCAGACCATGCAGCGGCAGCCGGCCGGCCCCATGCGCCAGATCATCAACCCGGCCTTCAACGTGGGCGTCTGGGACGGCACGATCGACATCTGCCTGCCTTACGTCAAGGGCTATGTGCCGCCTTATTACACGACCATCATCAACTACACGGTTCCCAGCGTGCAGGGCTATACCACCGAGCAGACCCACGAGGGCTGGATGGTAACCTTCTCCACCTCGCTTTTCTCGGCGTCGACCTATACCTTCACCTTCGAGATCTTCTCCCGTACGGGCGGTGCCAACCTGACCATCACCAACCCGTGGTATAACCCCGTGGAGTACTCGGGTACCATTTCACAGCTCTATTGA
- the uvrA gene encoding excinuclease ABC subunit UvrA: protein MMKEDTIKILGARVHNLKNVDLEIPRRKLVVITGLSGSGKSSLAFDTIYAEGQRRYMETLSTYARQFVGTMERPDVDKITGLSPVVAIEQKTTNKNPRSTVGTVTEINDFLRLLYARASRAYSPVTGEEMVHYTDEQIAGLIMTGFTGRKIALMAPIVKGRKGHYRELFESLAKKGYIYARIDGEIREISAGMRLDRYKIHTIDLVVDRLVVGEEARDRVMTSLRESLRQGKGTMAVYDYGTEQQRFYSRHLMCPSTGIAFEDPAPHTFSFNSPQGACPHCNGLGEEAVFDVGKIIPDMGLSLREGAVEPLGKYRNNMLFAILEMLGRRYDFTLDDPVGSLPEPGLNAVLYGDSEPLTINLSEFSSSGGNHLVSWEGVAEYIGRTEDEDSKRGQKWREQFLVYRKCSVCGGSRLKKEALQFRIGGKSIADVSAMSISEFSEWVAHIEDYMDDKEWKIAQEVVKEIRERLRFLMDVGLGYLSLSRSSRSLSGGESQRIRLATQIGSKLVNVLYILDEPSIGLHQRDNRRLIRSLEELRDAGNSVIVVEHDEDMMRAADFIVDVGPRAGRKGGHIMAAGTIDDILRSDSITADYLTGRRRIGIPETLRKGTGQCIVIRGARGNNLKNVTAEFPLGKFICVTGVSGSGKSTLVNETLRPILSKELYRSFGQPLEYDSVEGIGHIDKLVVVDQSPIGRTPRSNPATYSNVFSDIRKLFEMTPDAQIRGFKAGRFSFNVKGGRCEECRGAGVQTIEMNFLPDVYVRCKACGGHRYNRETLEVKYKGKNIDDVLNMTVNMAVEFFENIPAIHQKLRAIQEVGLGYLTLGQPCTTLSGGESQRIKLSSELSKRDTGRTLYILDEPTTGLHFEDIRLLLDVLNKLVDRGNTVIVIEHNLDVIKVADYIIDIGPEGGAAGGEIVAAGTPHEIACAPRSYTGEFLKKLGL, encoded by the coding sequence ATGATGAAAGAAGACACGATCAAAATACTGGGAGCCCGGGTTCACAACCTGAAAAACGTCGATCTGGAGATCCCGCGCCGTAAACTGGTAGTCATAACCGGCCTTTCCGGTTCGGGTAAGTCGTCCCTGGCGTTCGACACGATCTATGCCGAGGGACAGCGCCGCTACATGGAGACGCTTTCTACCTATGCCCGCCAGTTCGTGGGGACGATGGAGCGTCCCGATGTCGACAAGATTACGGGCCTGAGCCCCGTGGTCGCCATCGAGCAGAAGACCACCAACAAAAATCCCCGTTCCACGGTGGGTACCGTGACCGAGATCAACGATTTCCTGCGTCTGCTGTACGCGCGCGCGTCGCGCGCCTATTCACCCGTCACGGGCGAGGAGATGGTGCATTATACCGACGAGCAGATCGCCGGGCTCATCATGACGGGCTTCACGGGGCGCAAGATCGCCCTGATGGCTCCCATCGTCAAAGGCCGCAAGGGGCATTACCGCGAACTGTTCGAGTCGCTGGCCAAAAAGGGGTATATCTATGCCCGTATCGACGGCGAGATCCGCGAGATTTCGGCCGGCATGCGCCTCGACCGTTACAAGATACACACCATCGACCTGGTGGTCGACCGCCTGGTCGTCGGCGAGGAGGCCCGCGACCGGGTGATGACCTCGCTCAGGGAGTCTCTGCGCCAGGGCAAGGGTACGATGGCCGTCTACGACTACGGTACCGAACAGCAGCGCTTCTACTCCCGCCACCTGATGTGCCCCTCGACGGGCATCGCGTTCGAAGACCCCGCGCCGCATACCTTTTCGTTCAACTCGCCCCAGGGCGCCTGCCCGCATTGCAACGGGCTGGGCGAGGAAGCCGTCTTCGACGTCGGGAAGATCATTCCCGACATGGGGCTTTCGCTGCGCGAGGGCGCCGTCGAACCGCTGGGCAAATACCGCAACAACATGCTTTTCGCCATTCTCGAAATGCTGGGGCGGCGTTACGATTTCACGCTCGACGACCCCGTCGGGTCGCTGCCCGAGCCGGGGCTGAATGCGGTGTTGTACGGCGATTCCGAGCCGTTGACCATCAACCTTTCGGAGTTCAGTTCTTCGGGCGGCAACCACCTCGTCTCGTGGGAGGGCGTCGCCGAATATATAGGCCGTACCGAAGACGAGGACTCCAAACGCGGCCAGAAATGGCGCGAGCAGTTCCTCGTCTACCGCAAATGTTCGGTCTGCGGCGGTTCGCGCCTCAAGAAGGAGGCGCTCCAGTTCCGCATCGGCGGCAAGAGCATCGCCGACGTGTCGGCCATGTCGATCTCCGAATTTTCGGAATGGGTGGCGCACATCGAGGATTATATGGACGACAAGGAGTGGAAGATCGCACAGGAGGTCGTCAAGGAGATCCGCGAGCGCCTGCGCTTCCTGATGGACGTGGGGTTGGGCTACCTGTCGCTGTCGCGTTCGTCGCGTTCGCTCTCGGGCGGCGAGAGCCAGCGTATTCGCCTCGCCACGCAGATCGGCTCGAAGCTGGTCAACGTGCTTTATATCCTCGACGAGCCCTCGATCGGCCTGCACCAGCGCGACAACCGGCGCCTGATCCGCAGCCTGGAGGAGTTGCGCGATGCCGGCAACTCGGTGATCGTCGTCGAACACGACGAGGACATGATGCGTGCCGCCGACTTCATCGTCGACGTCGGCCCCCGTGCGGGGCGCAAGGGCGGGCATATCATGGCCGCGGGTACGATCGACGACATCCTGCGTTCCGATTCCATCACGGCCGACTACCTCACCGGACGCCGCCGTATCGGGATTCCCGAAACGCTCCGCAAAGGCACGGGGCAGTGCATCGTGATCCGCGGGGCGCGGGGCAACAACCTCAAGAACGTCACGGCCGAATTCCCGCTCGGCAAGTTCATCTGCGTGACGGGCGTCAGCGGTTCCGGCAAGTCGACGCTCGTCAACGAGACGCTGCGCCCGATCCTTTCGAAGGAGCTCTACCGCTCCTTCGGGCAGCCGCTCGAATACGACAGCGTCGAAGGCATCGGACATATCGACAAACTGGTCGTCGTCGACCAGTCGCCCATCGGCCGTACGCCGCGCAGCAACCCGGCGACCTATTCGAACGTTTTTTCCGACATCCGCAAACTGTTCGAAATGACGCCCGATGCCCAGATCCGCGGCTTCAAGGCGGGGCGCTTCTCGTTCAACGTCAAGGGCGGCCGCTGCGAGGAGTGCCGCGGCGCGGGCGTCCAGACCATCGAGATGAATTTCCTGCCCGACGTCTACGTGCGTTGCAAGGCGTGCGGGGGACACCGTTACAACCGCGAGACGCTCGAAGTGAAATACAAAGGCAAGAATATCGACGACGTGCTGAACATGACGGTCAACATGGCCGTGGAGTTCTTCGAGAATATCCCTGCCATCCACCAGAAACTCCGTGCCATCCAGGAGGTCGGCCTCGGCTACCTTACGCTCGGACAGCCCTGTACGACGCTCTCGGGCGGCGAGAGCCAGCGTATCAAGCTCTCCTCCGAACTGTCCAAGCGCGATACGGGGCGTACGCTCTACATCCTCGACGAACCTACGACGGGGCTTCATTTCGAGGACATCCGCCTGCTGCTCGACGTGCTGAACAAACTCGTCGACCGCGGCAATACGGTCATCGTCATCGAACACAACCTCGACGTAATCAAGGTCGCCGACTACATCATCGACATCGGCCCCGAAGGCGGGGCGGCCGGCGGCGAGATCGTCGCGGCGGGCACTCCGCACGAAATAGCCTGCGCCCCACGCAGCTATACGGGCGAATTTCTGAAAAAACTGGGTCTTTAG